In Bos indicus isolate NIAB-ARS_2022 breed Sahiwal x Tharparkar chromosome 2, NIAB-ARS_B.indTharparkar_mat_pri_1.0, whole genome shotgun sequence, a single genomic region encodes these proteins:
- the ANKAR gene encoding ankyrin and armadillo repeat-containing protein isoform X2, with protein sequence MLRLPKKGAPRFDQNQDEETYLENLAVQRNASAFFEKYDRSEVQELLTTALVSWLSAKEDVRSQLDMPCGIMSQMNNVGFSTAILLTPVDPTALLDYREVHQIIRELAVGIYCLNQIPSISLEANYDQSSSCQLPPAYFDTRIGQILINIDYMLKALWHGIYMPKEKRARFSELWRTIMDINPDGKPQTNRDIFAEFSSAGLIDITKDPDFDGIYDEDMNEDPTYNPNSPEEKAVFMKYAEYILLKMTFSTTQVQQCENVFIFETAYWLTNAIKCNQDNLDICTYQRLHQRLYLQKKIIQKHLEKKKEIRKGIGYLKLICFLTPFLLSLKKKMKVPYLSGLLQPFSDDKVKTERELPPFIYGRDFKCQNFHYKEDQYFHIHGGIEFDISTPSIENASEDFKNNLEKIRDCAVNTFAEDSGYKEHYSIPVVKFNGKSYYVISFELEIFYQQLYKTQWWGAINEIVNNLRLKRLPLTDAQLHEQFKKKFGFKKAMKCKSIPFGMKSAVERGLYAVFHTFSRKTSSSTINISDEAGYAIFHHAALHNRVPIICQLCNANFNVNQRRFIILSQESSKVDMKKERNGPTPLHLAAQACSLETTICLLCFKADYTLSEKRGWMPIHFAAFYDNICIIIVLCRKDPSLLEAEATAENQCTPLLLAATSGALDSIQYLLSLGANWRKTDIKGNNIIHLSVLTFHTEVLKHIIELNIPELPVWKTLVEMLQCESYKRRMMAVMSLEVICLAHDEYWKCILDAGTIPALINLLKGSKIKLQCKTVGLLSNISTHPSIVHALVEAGAIPALINLLVSEEPELHSRCAVILYDIAQLENKDVVAKHNGIPALINLLNLDIESVLVNVMNCVRVLCMGNKNNQRAVRDHKGIPYLISFLSSDSDVLTAVSSVTIAEVARDNKEVQDAMALEGAIPPLVALFKGKQLSVQVKGAMAVEALASYNPAIQRAFLEKSLSKYLLKLLKAFQIDVKEQGAVALWALAGQTLKQQKYMAEQIGYNFIINMLLSPSAKMQYVGGEAVIALSKDSKIHQNQICEGNGIAPLVRLLRISKIADGTLLSVIKAVGSICIGVAHTSNPISQQFVVDENAFPVLIQLLRSHPSPNIKVEVAFSLACIVLRNDLLQKELQENEGFDYADVLYLLHSEDKDICLRAGYALTLFAFNNRFQQYLILENGKMSISIFEPFLESTIETEKAMAAFQIIVLAKVIIDVDHITLTARGVTILVDSLYSADSTTIVLTGNLIATLAHSRAGIPEAFTTLGTIQQLCYHLYSGQEESGEKWRTIRNSCL encoded by the exons ATGTTAAGATTGCCCAAAAAAGGAGCACCTAGATTTGATCAAAATCAAGATGAAGAAACTTACCTGGAAAATTTAGCTGTCCAGAgaaatgcttctgctttttttgaaaaatatgatcGGAGTGAAGTACAAGAGTTGCTAACTACTGCACTAGTTAGCTGGTTGTCTGCCAAAGAAGATGTTCGCTCTCAACTAGACATGCCATGTGGAATTATGAGTCAAATGAATAACGTAGGCTTCTCCACTGCAATCCTACTAACTCCTGTGGACCCTACTGCCCTCTTAGACTATAGAGAAGTCCATCAGATCATAAGAGAATTGGCTGTTGGAATTTATTGCTTAAATCAAATTCCTTCAATCAGTTTAGAAGCTAATTATGATCAGAGTTCTTCTTGTCAATTACCCCCAGCTTATTTTGATACCAGAATTGGGCAAATTCTGATCAATATTGACTACATGTTGAAAGCACTATGGCATGGAATATATATGCCCAAAGAAAAACGAGCTAGATTTTCTGAATTGTGGCGTACCATCATGGACATTAATCCAGATGGGAAGCCTCAAACAAACAGAGATATATTTGCAGAATTTAGTTCAGCAG GTTTGATTGATATTACAAAGGATCCAGACTTTGATGGAATCTATGATGAAGACATGAATGAAGATCCAACATATAATCCCAATAGCCCTGAAGAAAAAGCTGTATTTATgaaatatgcagaatatatccTACTAAAGATGACATTCAGCACCACACAAGTTCAACAGtgtgaaaatgtttttatatttgaaacagCCTACTGGCTTACTAATGCTATAAAATGTAATCAGGATAATCTTGATATTTGTACCTACCAGAGATTACATCAAAGATTATATCTTCAAAAAAAGATTATTCAAAAAcacttggagaagaaaaaagaaatcaggaaagggATAGGATACCTAAAATTAATATGTTTTCTGACTCCATTTCTACTGAGcttaaaaaagaagatgaaagttCCATATTTAAGTGGTCTGCTTCAGcctttttcag atGACAAGGTCAAGACAGAGCGAGAATTGCCTCCATTTATTTATGGACGAGATTTTAAATGCCAAAATTTTCACTACAAAGAGGATCAGTATTTTCATATTCATGGAGGAATTGAATTTGACATCAGCACCCCTTCAATTGAGAATGCTTCGGAAGATTTTAAG aataacTTAGAAAAAATACGGGATTGTGCTGTTAATACATTTGCAGAAGACTCAGGATACAAAGAACATTACTCAATACCAGTCGTGAAATTTAATGGAAAAAG ctacTACGTGATCAGTTTTGAACTTGAAATTTTCTATCAGCAACTGTATAAGACACAGTGGTGGGGAGCCATAAATGAAATAGTGAACAATTTGAGGCTAAAAAGACTTCCACTGACAGATGCTCAATTACAtgaacaatttaagaaaaaatttggTTTCAAGAAAGCTATGAAATGCAAG AGTATCCCATTTGGTATGAAGTCTGCTGTTGAAAGAGGATTATATGCTGTTTTCCATACATTCAGCCGTAAAACCTCAAGCTCGACGATCAACATTTCGGACGAGGCAGGTTACGCTATTTTCCATCATGCTGCTCTACACAACAGAGTCCCGATCATATGTCAGCTGTGCAATGCCAACTTCAACGTCAATCAGAGACGCTTCATTATACTCAGCCAAG aGTCATCAAAAGTagacatgaaaaaagaaagaaatg GTCCAACACCTCTACACCTGGCAGCTCAGGCTTGCTCCTTAGAAACAACCATCTGTCTACTCTGTTTCAAAGCTGATTATACACTTTCTGAAAAAAGAGGCTGGATGCCAATTCACTTTGCTGCTTTCTATGACAATATCTGCATCATAATTGTTCTCTGCAGGAAGGATCCTAGTTTACTAGAAGCTGAGGCAACAGCTGA gAATCAGTGTACCCCACTGCTTCTTGCTGCCACATCGGGAGCCCTGGACTCTATTCAATACCTGCTTTCTCTTGGTGCTAActggagaaaaacagatattaaaGGAAATAACATCATTCATTTATCAGTGCTAACCTTTCACACAGAGGTGCTCAAGCATATAATAGAGTTAAATATTCCTGAACTCCCAGTTTGGAAAACATTGGTTG AAATGTTGCAGTGCGAAAGCTATAAGCGAAGGATGATGGCCGTCATGTCCTTAGAAGTTATCTGCTTAGCACATGATGAATACTGGAAATGTATTTTGGATGCAG GCACCATTCCTGCATTAATCAATCTATTAAAAGGctccaaaataaaattacagtgcAAAACAGTTGGGTTATTGAGTAATATCTCAACCCACCCAAGTATAGTGCATGCTTTAGTAGAGGCGGGAGCCATTCCAGCTTTGATTAACCTACTGGTTTCTGAGGAACCTGAACTACACTCTCGCTGCGCTGTCATTCTATATGACATCGCTCAACTTGAAAACAAGGATGTTGTTGCCAAACAC aatggaATCCCAGCTCTGATAAATCTCTTAAACTTAGACATAGAAAGCGTGCTAGTAAATGTGATGAACTGTGTGCGGGTCTTATGTATGGGAAACAAAAATAACCAAAGAGCAGTGAGAGACCATAAAGGCATCCCATACCTTATTTCATTTCTGAGTTCTGACTCAG ATGTGTTGACAGCTGTATCTTCTGTTACAATTGCTGAGGTTGCTCGTGACAATAAAGAAGTTCAGGATGCTATGGCTCTGGAAGGAGCCATTCCTCCTCTGGTGGCTCTGTTTAAAGGAAAGCAGCTTAGTGTCCAAGTGAAGGGTGCAATGGCTGTGGAAGCACTGGCAAGTTATAACCCTGCTATCCAGAGAGCGTTTCTAGAAAAATCATtgagtaaatatcttttaaaacttcTCAAG GCATTTCAAATAGATGTTAAGGAACAAGGAGCTGTAGCGCTTTGGGCCTTGGCAGGACAAACACTGAAACAACAAAAGTATATGGCAGAACAGATTGGATACAACTTTATCATAAATATGCTTTTGTCACCATCAGCTAAAATGCAGTATGTTG GAGGTGAAGCCGTCATAGCTTTAAGTAAGGACAGCAAGATCCACCAGAATCAAATATGTGAAGGGAATGGGATCGCACCACTGGTCCGCTTACTAAGGATTAGTAAAATAGCCGATGGCACGCTGCTGAGCGTCATCAAAGCAGTGGGGTCCATCTGTATTG GTGTCGCTCATACAAGCAATCCCATTAGTCAACAATTTGTTGTAGATGAAAATGCCTTTCCAGTACTTATTCAACTACTGAGAAGTCACCCTTCTCCTAATATTAAG GTTGAAGTGGCATTTTCCTTGGCATGCATTGTCCTAAGGAATGATCTCCTACAGAAGGAATTACAAGAAAATGAAGGATTTGATTATGCTGATGTCCTTTATCTTCTTCACTCAGAAGATAAG GATATTTGTTTACGAGCAGGCTATGCATTAACCCTTTTTGCCTTCAATAATCGCTTTCAACAATACTTAAtattggaaaatggaaaaatgagcaTATCAATTTTTGAACCTTTCCTTGAATCAACAATTgaaactgagaaggcaatggcagcatTTCAG attattgTATTAGCTAAAGTCATTATAGATGTGGACCACATTACTTTGACTGCAAGAGGTGTTACTATTTTAGTTGACAGTCT